One Homo sapiens chromosome 13, GRCh38.p14 Primary Assembly genomic window carries:
- the CCNA1 gene encoding cyclin-A1 codes for MHCSNPKSGVVLATVARGPDACQILTRAPLGQDPPQRTVLGLLTANGQYRRTCGQGITRIRCYSGSENAFPPAGKKALPDCGVQEPPKQGFDIYMDELEQGDRDSCSVREGMAFEDVYEVDTGTLKSDLHFLLDFNTVSPMLVDSSLLSQSEDISSLGTDVINVTEYAEEIYQYLREAEIRHRPKAHYMKKQPDITEGMRTILVDWLVEVGEEYKLRAETLYLAVNFLDRFLSCMSVLRGKLQLVGTAAMLLASKYEEIYPPEVDEFVYITDDTYTKRQLLKMEHLLLKVLAFDLTVPTTNQFLLQYLRRQGVCVRTENLAKYVAELSLLEADPFLKYLPSLIAAAAFCLANYTVNKHFWPETLAAFTGYSLSEIVPCLSELHKAYLDIPHRPQQAIREKYKASKYLCVSLMEPPAVLLLQ; via the exons ATGCACTGCAGCAACCCCAAGAGTGGAGTTGTGCTGGCTACAGTGGCCCGAGGTCCCGATGCTTGTCAGATACTCACCAGAGCCCCGCTGGGCCAGGATCCCCCGCAGAGGACAGTGCTAGGGCTGCTAACTGCAAATGGGCAGTACAGGAGGACCTGTGGCCAG GGGATCACAAGAATCAGGTGTTATTCTGGATCAGAAAATGCCTTCCCTCCAGCTGGAAAGAAAGCACTCCCTGACTGTGGGGTCCAAGAGCCCCCCAAGCAAGGGTTTGACATCTACATGGATGAACTAGAGCAGGGGGACAGAGACAGCTGCTCGGTCAGAGAGGGGATGGCATTTGAGGATGTGTATGAAGTAGACACCGGCACACTCAAGTCAGACCTGCACTTCCTGCTGGATTTCAACACAG tttcccctatgctggTAGATTCATCTCTCCTCTCCCAGTCTGAAGATATATCCAGTCTTGGCACAGATGTGATAAATGTGACTGAATATGCTGAAGAAATTTATCAGTACCTTAGGGAAGCTGAA ATAAGGCACAGACCCAAAGCACACTACATGAAGAAGCAGCCAGACATCACGGAAGGCATGCGCACGATTCTGGTGGACTGGCTGGTGGAGGTTGGGGAAGAATATAAACTTCGAGCAGAGACCCTGTATCTGGCTGTCAACTTCCTGGACAGGTTCCTTTCATGTATGTCTGTTCTGAGAGGGAAACTGCAGCTCGTAGGAACAGCAGCTATGCTTTTGGCTTC GAAATATGAAGAGATATATCCTCCTGAAGTAGACGAGTTTGTCTATATCACCGATGATACATACACAAAACGACAACTGTTAAAAATGGAACACTTGCTTCTGAAAGTTCTAGCTTTTGATCTGACAGTACCAACCACCAACCAGTTTCTCCTTCAGTACTTGAGGCGACAAGGAGTGTGCGTCAGGACTGAGAACCTGGCTAAG TACGTAGCAGAGCTGAGTCTACTTGAAGCAGATCCATTCTTGAAATATCTTCCTTCACTGATAGCTGCAGCAGCTTTTTGCCTGGCAAACTATACTGTGAACAAGCACTTTTGG CCAGAAACCCTTGCTGCATTTACAGGGTATTCATTAAGTGAAATTGTGCCTTGCCTGAGTGAGCTTCATAAAGCGTACCTTGATATACCCCATCGACCTCAGCAAGCAATTAGGGAGAAGTACAAGGCTTCAAA GTACCTGTGTGTGTCCCTCATGGAGCCACCTGCAGTTCTTCTTCTACAATAA